aggtgaggactttaggctacTGCTGGATTGATCTGTCAGTCTTTTGGATAGACCATGAGTCTGTCCTTGCACCAGTATATCACACTGTTTGCTGCTGGTTTGTGTTGCCTGCATTTTAATATCTGCTAGGGCAaaggcccctatgtgactttgctctgcttttccaaaacagAGTGATTGATGGGCTTTCATTTCTCGCGTCAGCTTTATAAAGGTACTTAACAATTCtaactttgaaaatgaatttataGATTAATTTTGGGGGAAAGGAAAGTCATTCTATTTCAGAGCAAGAATTCTTTTATGCCAATTATATGTTCttcttctttcctatttttgtaaagatttgtttatttatttgaaaggcagagttacataggtagatacacagagagagatcttccatctgctggcccattcTCTAGATGACCTCAACAGCAGggcctgaaccaggctgaagtcaagcgcctggaactccatccatgagggtgcaggggcccgagcacttggatCTCCTCTGTTGTTTCCTCAGGCACTTTAGTAGGTAGGAAGATGGATtgtaagtggaatagctgggacttgaactggcacgcttgtggaatgctggtgtcacaggcagcagcttaattcactgctcTTCTTCGTCAATCACTTAATATGTTCTTTATTAGGATTTTAAGTTTATTACCACAAGAAGTTGGGGCTAGACTTAGATAAGttaatttttctgtatttcatattttttgctCTGGAAATGTGATCTCATTTTGAGTATATTTTCTAGTTGGTTGTATTGGGAAGGAGAAGTgttgttgatttaaaaaataaattattcttctCAAAGTTTATCAGCATATAAAAATATTGCACAAATCCTGAGAGTCTGACTCGAAGACTCATCACACAACTATGTGATCGTGAAATAGACCCTTCTGATACCCAGACCCTCCCTTTACCCAGCTGTCCAGTGTGCCACCACGGTGCCCTCCTGGAGACATCCTTCCATGATCATGGGAcatggcctttttttttaaagtggcctcctaatattttatttagaatttttaattttaaaattattatttatttatttgaaaggcagagttatagaaaaagagagagatggacaaacagaaagaggtcttccacccattggttcactccttaaatggccacaatggcctgggcagggccaggtagcagccaggagtcaggagcttcttccgggtctcctatgcggctgcagggatccaggcacttgagcaAACCCTCGCTACTTTCCTAGGAGTGTTAACAGGGAGGTGAGTTGAAAGAGCAAGGAAgctcaaaccagcgcccacatgggatgccggctccacaggtggcagctctacTTGCTGTGCCACGGAGCCAGCCACTTTATTTAGAATCACTGCCTCTGTGTTCATTCATGCCCTGGACTGTTAGAACTCCATGCCAACTGAGAGTACAGGAGGCTGtgtggctccctgcttctgatctgCAGACTAGGAGCTTGCCTTGACTGTGAGTCTGGGGACAGAGGCCTTTTGCACTGGAGGGATGCAGCAAGCATAGCTCATGTGGCACACggcctcccccactccctcccccaggAAGTGTCCTCTCTGTCCTGGGGCTCTGCTTCTGCCTTGTTTTGAGGTTCCTTGCTGAGTGTTGTTCTGTGACTCTCAGTGTCTCTCCTGCTGCTATGCGTCTATGCTTCTGATTTAGGTcttttgtctctgtcactttctgtGTAGCTTGGTCACTCTGGGTAGCCTGGTAACTCTCACCTGCTCTCCATCCTCCCTTCTCTGAAATGGGGATGAGCGCGAGTTAACAGCTGTGCACCTTAGCCCTGGACAGTGTCACCCTCCTCTTTGCCATCACCATGTCTTCCCTGTCTACTTTGTTCCCAAAGGGTGTGGTGAACCCTGGTGGTCAGATGATGCCCCCCGTACCCGCCATTGGCCCTGGGAGGTGAGCCTGAGGACGGAAAACGAGCATATGTGCGGAGGGGCCCTCATTGCCTCGAGCTGGGTGGTGACCGCTGCCCACTGCATCCAAGGGTgagtgcagctcctggctccagggcctGGAGGCCAGAGCTGCCATGGGCCAGTCTCCTTATTCTATCGTATCAGGGGAAAGGGGATGGGAGGGGGAAATGGAAAGACATGTCCAGAACAGAGAAGAAGCATGTTCAGGATCTTGTGGTGGGCGGGGAATGAAGCGGGACAGGAGCTCAAGCTAAGTGGTTAGCGGGAAAACCCAGAACCCTTCCCGCCCTGCACACCCATGGACCTGCACACACAACACAACTTGACTCCCCTGACTCAACTTGACCATGAGTGACGAGGCAGGCAAATCTCTGGCTCTGAGGGCCCCAAGATCAGATGAGGGGTAACCAAAGCAAATCAGGCAGGCCTGCTGGTGAGGGAGGCAGAAGTATCCTCGGCTTGGGGCCCTGGCATGTACCAGGTGGGACTTCATGTCTCCTGCAGCACCCAGGAGTACTCGGTGATGATTGGCTCCTCGCGGCTGAAGCCTTTGTTTCCCTCCATGGCGCTCTGGATCCCCGTGAAGGACATCATCATGCACCCCAGGTACTGGGGACAGACCTTCATCATCGGTGATGTTGCCCTTCTTCGGCTGCGCACTCCTGTCACCTTCAGCAAGCACGTGCAACCCATTTGCCTCCCCGAGCCCGGCCTGAACTTGAAGGTTGGGACACAATGCTGGGTGACCGGCTGGAGCCAGGTGAAGCAGCGCTTCTCAGGTGAGTCCCCCAGAACCCCACCGCAGAGCCCACTCCTTTTCCCTCTTGGACCTCCATTGTGATGCCGTAGAGGAAGCTGGTGGCTGCCGTCCCGGAATGGGTTAGGACCAGTTCCCATGTGTTCATGGGTCATGGTTTTCATAAACACCTTGTTCTGACTGGCAATTTGTCAGTTCACTCACTCATTTGACAGACTTCAAACAGGTGCCCTGAGTTAGGATGCTTGTCTTGAAGGAAATCATCACTGAGTGTGGGAGGGGCTTGGGCTGAcaagaaaaaaggcaaagagCTTGTCTGGGGAATCCTGGGATCAAATCCAGAGAGATGTGTGATGCATTCTGGGCAGAGGGGCTATGTGTGCCCCCTGAGGGCACCAGCTCCTGTTGGGGCCACCATGAGCAGCCAgtgcagggctggggagagggagagggacagcACGGACTGCCTTGGCCCTCCGATGAGGATCTACTGCCGTCTTGGATCTCACATCTGAGCCTTACAGGATGAAGGGCTGAACTGACAAAGTCTACACCGCAGGGGGAAGGaccaagagaaagagaataaagaaGTGTGAAGGGGCATGGGTATGGTTTGCCTGATTAACCCTGGGCAGAAGTCAGGGCCGAGTGGGGCCTCACTCTGGGCTCATCCACAGCCAACACCACGCCGACGCCAGAGCTGCAGGAGGCCGAGGTGTTCATCATTGACAACAAGAGGTGTGACCGGATTTACCACAGGAAGTCCTTGTACCCTCGCATCATGCCCCTTGTCCTGGGTGACATGGTCTGTGCCACCAACTATGAAGAAAACTTGTGCTATGTGAGTTTCCGTCAGGCTCTGGCAGCCTGTCCCGTGGGTGAGAGAGCTCCTTGGGTTGGGGGATGTCATGGGCAGGGATCTACTTGGTCACTTCCACCCTCAGCCTCGCCGGGCAGCCCTCTCCTcttattttccttcctgtctcATTTGGGTTTGGGCTGCTACCAGGGCAGGGTCTCCAAGGAGGAGCTGAAGGAGGACTCCGGGTAGTGAGATTCCCCAGTAGCTGCCTAGCTTGTAACAAGAGTGCAATGGTGGCTACTCTGGGGCCTGCAACCTTCCATCACTTCTCTCTCATTGTCCAGGGTGACTCCGGGGGGCCGCTGGCTTGCGAAGTGGAGGGCAGGTGGATTCTTGCAGGGGTCTTGTCCTGGGAGAAGGCCTGCGCCAAAGCCCAGAATCCGGGTGTGTACACCCGTGTCACCAAGTACACCAGCTGGATCAAGAAGCAGATGAGTAGGGGGACAGTCTCAGGGGTCTGCACCCCCTGGCTTCTcctcctgttctggctgctgcagctcccgCTAGAACCCtgactgccttctctgtcctctccctgcccagctgctgctgaAAGTGACCAGGTGGACTTGGCCATGGGTCCACATTCACCAGGAGTCAGAGCAGGAAAGGAGGAGTGCCCTAGGAAGCAAGGACCTTCTTGGGTGACCCAGCAGAGTGGGATGTAGCAGCTGACAAGGCCTTGGGGTGACAAGGAGAAGGGAAGAATGACCTTAGAAGTTGTGGAAGCTGAGACCAGGAGGGCAGGAATTAAATGCATGCAAATGAATTTGTGAGCtctggactgttttttttttttttttccatcttctgaggtTTAATCTAGAGGTTTGGGGTGGGTAGGAGGGTGAGGCCTTGTGGAAGTCATTCTGCTGGGAAACTCCCCGGAATAGGGGATGGTCGCTTTTGTTGTGTTGCTagtgcctgagtgtgtgtttcCACTGCCCTTAACTATAACCCAGACCCAGTGTGCTAGCCAACTAACCCCAGGTGGGCACTGACCTGCGCTCTCCCCAGCAACGTAAACCCATCTGAGGTGAGACACATGTGCAGCCTGTCTCTGAACTTGGATGGGCTGTTGGCTGTTGGTGCCAAATTCAACAAGGGGACCAACTCAGGCAAAGAGAGGACAACAAGAAGAGGTGGGACTTGTCAACCTATCTGGGTAAAGTTTCTACACCTCCAGAGAGGCTTCCTGAAGGAGCTTAGGTTGAGCACCAGGGGTGCTCCACAGGCCAAGTACCAGACCCTGTCACCAGCCAGATGCCTGATGCTGTCATGGACCAGACACATGACGCCATCACAGACACAGGGCTAGATGCAAGGTATCACGAGGCCAATACCGGACATGGGGTGCACTGTAGAGAGCTGGCCACAGGAGACGCTGTCATGGGCTTGGCTTTGGGCACGCAGAATCATCCCTGGGCAGACCCAAGAGCAGCAGTACTTCGTGCTCTTGGCAGAGCCTGGACAAGATGGGACCACATCCTCTCCAGAGCCACTGTGCTGCACAGCCGAGTCAGTCCTCAACTGTGGGGCCCATGCTCCGCTGTCCTGAGTAAACAAACCATGAGTTCTAGAATCCTCATATAGCAGAGAGAACCCACCCGCCCGCCTCGCCCCGCCCCGCTCCAGGTTCCAGGGTACCAAGGGAAGCTGACCGTCTGTGTGCCATGGCTTGTGAGCAGGGGGATCTTCAGAACCCACTCATACCACCACTGTCTGCTCCAAAACTCAACACTCAATTCAATGTAGAAGGTTGGAGTTCAGGGGTGTGGCCAAGGGTAGGGGATCTGGTTCCCTAGGATCTGTGCCAGCTATCCCTATGATCCATGGGCCCCATTTGTCCATATCCTGATGGGTGTATCCTTTGTAGACCAGGAACTTGACTCTGGGTggttccaatcttttttttttaaatatttatttttattagaaagatatacagagtggaaaagagacagagaggaagatctattgatgattcactccccaagtggccacaatggctggagctacgtcaaactgaagccaggagccccgagccttttctgggtctttcacgcgggtgcaggattcaaaggctttgcactgtcttccactgctttcccaggccacaagcagggagctggatgagaagcagggccactgggattagaaccggcatcattatgggatcccggcatgctcaaggcgagggctttagccactagactaccatgccaggccccagttcCAAGCTTTAGAGTAACCACAGAGTTGTGACAGAAGAGCTGTGTTGGAAATGGGAGACCAatggctggccttgtggcactgTAGGTTACCACCACCTGTGATACtaacatcccataggagtgcacaCAGTAATGGACTGCTTGTGGCAGAGTGGAAGGTGACTCTTCCCACCCACAACCTGGGCAGTCTGAGTGAGCAGGGATGTGTGGGTCCAAGAGCCTAGAGCACAAAGCCTCCTCCAATATCTTTCCCCAGAGTCATGGTTCCAGGGCTGCGGTCACACTAATGTGTCCTGCAAGGTGATCAAGGGCAAGTTGGTGGAGGTGGGCAAGTGGCCATGGCAGGTGAGCATTCTCTACCTGGGCATCTACATGTGTAGCGGCTCACTCATCCACCACCAGTGGATCCTCACAGCTGCCAACTGTTTACAGAGGTCAGTCATGGGGGGCTCGCTGGGCCC
This Ochotona princeps isolate mOchPri1 chromosome 21, mOchPri1.hap1, whole genome shotgun sequence DNA region includes the following protein-coding sequences:
- the LOC101530022 gene encoding putative serine protease 45 translates to MGRGSSAGYCDLPFPELMAAMLRSVGAGASKRPWGLSSRVVLLLLLLPPPPPLNPGYTVDSRTTQGCGEPWWSDDAPRTRHWPWEVSLRTENEHMCGGALIASSWVVTAAHCIQGTQEYSVMIGSSRLKPLFPSMALWIPVKDIIMHPRYWGQTFIIGDVALLRLRTPVTFSKHVQPICLPEPGLNLKVGTQCWVTGWSQVKQRFSANTTPTPELQEAEVFIIDNKRCDRIYHRKSLYPRIMPLVLGDMVCATNYEENLCYGDSGGPLACEVEGRWILAGVLSWEKACAKAQNPGVYTRVTKYTSWIKKQMSRGTVSGVCTPWLLLLFWLLQLPLEP